A genome region from Halorussus pelagicus includes the following:
- a CDS encoding DUF6360 family protein yields the protein MADRVLKVNAYTTLDLVDARVEGHGFEESAYATLNATAARNAPERVELQLELDNTDLDALPSHADSVALSPEQARTLAADLEKHAERVERAQASADDKRAESGTTADDD from the coding sequence ATGGCCGACCGCGTGCTGAAGGTCAACGCGTACACGACGCTTGACCTCGTGGACGCCCGCGTGGAGGGCCACGGTTTCGAGGAGTCGGCGTACGCCACGCTGAACGCGACCGCGGCCCGCAACGCCCCCGAGCGCGTCGAGTTGCAACTCGAACTCGACAACACGGACCTCGACGCGCTCCCGTCCCACGCCGACAGCGTGGCTCTCTCGCCCGAACAGGCCCGGACGCTCGCCGCCGACTTGGAGAAACACGCCGAGCGAGTCGAGCGAGCGCAGGCGAGTGCCGACGACAAGAGAGCCGAAAGCGGAACCACCGCCGACGATGACTGA